Proteins encoded within one genomic window of Salmo trutta chromosome 11, fSalTru1.1, whole genome shotgun sequence:
- the LOC115202018 gene encoding prostaglandin D2 receptor 2 yields the protein MFNSSSSAVCPLLQTMLDHSLNNNTGVNLVVVCVHGLVSCLGILENALVLWVLGFRLRRRTVASVWVLNLALSDFLATLTLPLFTHYLHSSHSWELGGLLCTAQSSVFFLNMFVSAFLLAAISLDRCLLVARPVWSQNHRSISAAWKVCALGWLWAAANTFPYFLFRAVTEKTDGRKLCYHHFGLYSSPGTLERDCRVRQAATAVSKTFLAFLLPLVVIAGSYALFGISLSQRRKRRRKDSSSRLTGALIVTNVERRELKPNTNTKSSTPNPKGSTPISTSIKLSSRRTEPGLSRGFTKMVTSVIATFALCWAPYHVFCLIEVAAQYWPTKVVLVEVGLPVATTFAFLNPVLNPVLYAFSCPNFCIRIRQSLGSLMEGLVEEGGMGGAGGGGLGLSIRKGRRKGRGSLGGNSSSSPSCLGTPDSPHLLPSTTTSKPVVDTWSKERTL from the exons atgttcaactcctcctcctctgcggtctgtcctctcctccagaccATGCTGGACCACTCTCTAAACAACAACACGGGGGTCAacctggtggtggtgtgtgtccaCGGGCTGGTCTCCTGTCTGGGTATCCTGGAGAACGCTCTGGTCCTCTGGGTGCTCGGCTTCCGCCTGCGCCGCCG GACTGTGGCCTCTGTCTGGGTTCTCAACCTGGCCCTGTCAGACTTCCTGGCTACGCTGACCCTCCCTCTCTTTACACACTACCTGCACTCCTCTCACAGCTGGGAGCTGGGAG GTCTGCTGTGTACGGCCCAGTCCTCAGTCTTCTTCCTCAACATGTTTGTGTCAGCCTTCCTCCTGGCGGCCATTTCTCTAGACCGCTGTCTCCTGGTGGCGCGGCCCGTCTGGAGCCAGAACCACCGCTCCATTAGCGCCGCCTGGAAG GTGTGTGCTTTGGGCTGGTTGTGGGCGGCGGCCAACACCTTCCCTTACTTCCTGTTCCGGGCGGTGACGGAGAAGACGGACGGAAGGAAGCTCTGCTACCACCATTTTGGATTGTACTCGTCACCAGGGACGCTAGAGAGGGACTGTAGGGTACGGCAGGCGGCGACCGCCGTGTCCAAGACGTTCCTGGCGTTCCTACTCCCCCTAGTGGTGATTGCAGGGAGCTATGCCCTCTTTGGCATCAGTCTGagccagaggaggaagaggaggaggaaggacagCAGTAGTAGACTCACCGGGGCATTGATTGTTACCAACGTGGAACGCAGAGAGTTAAAACCCAACACAAACACCAAAAGCTCCACCCCCAACCCAAAAGGCTCCACCCCTATCTCCACCTCCATCAAATTGTCTTCTAGACGAACCGAGCCCGGCCTATCCCGTGGCTTCACCAAAATGGTGACATCGGTCATCGCGACGTTCGCCCTCTGCTGGGCGCCCTATCACGTGTTCTGCCTCATCGAGGTTGCCGCCCAGTACTGGCCGACCAAGGTCGTGTTGGTGGAGGTGGGGTTGCCAGTGGCGACGACCTTTGCCTTCCTGAACCCAGTGTTAAACCCAGTGCTGTACGCGTTCAGCTGTCCCAACTTCTGCATCCGGATCAGACAGAGTCTGGGGTCGCTGATGGAAGGactggtggaggagggagggatgggtggagcAGGAGGGGGGGGGCTGGGGTTGAGTatcaggaaggggaggaggaagggaagggggagCCTGGGGGGGAACTCATCATCGTCACCAAGCTGTCTGGGGACTCCAGACTCTCCGCATCTGCTTCCATCAACCACAACTTCAAAGCCAGTTGTGGACACCTGGAGCAAGGAGAGGACACTCTGA